Proteins from one uncultured Anaeromusa sp. genomic window:
- a CDS encoding ATP-dependent RecD-like DNA helicase produces the protein MEVITGTVDSVTYQSPDGRFAVFRMKLDGRTGACTVTGQMSAPLVGEAVEASGEWVEHARFGRQFKVASLKRVAPTSVKGIERFLASGVVKGVGPALAARMVQRFGERTLDVLMASPKRLAEVDGIGKKKAQAMHDAYSEVSEQRELMLFLEMHGVSGAYAGKIFAVYGSLSQEVLQNNPYRLAAEVDGIGFRTADQMAQAMGRPRNSDERLEAGIEYALSLVGQAGHCCIPEEMLRSECSKLLGVDSLEVGECLRRLIAEDVLCSEAWEGLTLLYPWYLYHAETRVAHRFKQLACKARVGRSANYEILVEQWEDQAGLQLAEAQRQAMLASLQHGVLILTGGPGTGKTTVVRGMLEVLEKEGFKILLGAPTGRAAKRLAEATGKEASTVHRLLEASVDGSGAQVFLRDADRQLEADVVILDEVSMMDMPLTDSFLQAVPDGCRVIFVGDADQLPSVGPGAVLKDLMRSEAVPVVRLTEVYRQAQGGGIVENAHRINGGYTPDCRSSRDFQFYPCSSDEMTAEMVVRLCQEELPAQGYDMLRDIQVLSPMHRLACGVENLNKLLQQAVNPPEPGKGELTLPYQVLRLGDKVMQIRNNYEKGVFNGDIGQISELADGKVTVRYPEQKVVYEAGEGDQLLLAYAMSVHKSQGSEYPVVILPLVPGHHRMLQRNLFYTAITRAKEKVVLLGSQAAINTAVGNDRTKKRYSLLAERLKGETC, from the coding sequence ATGGAAGTCATCACCGGGACGGTGGATTCCGTCACCTATCAAAGTCCGGATGGCCGCTTTGCCGTGTTTCGCATGAAGCTGGATGGTCGTACCGGCGCTTGCACTGTAACAGGTCAAATGTCAGCGCCCTTAGTGGGCGAGGCTGTGGAAGCGAGCGGTGAATGGGTGGAGCATGCCCGTTTTGGCCGGCAGTTCAAGGTAGCGTCGTTGAAGCGCGTCGCTCCTACCAGCGTCAAAGGGATTGAGCGTTTTTTGGCTTCTGGCGTTGTCAAAGGCGTTGGGCCGGCCTTGGCCGCTCGGATGGTGCAGCGCTTTGGGGAGCGGACGCTGGATGTATTGATGGCCTCGCCGAAACGGCTGGCGGAAGTGGACGGCATTGGCAAGAAAAAAGCGCAGGCCATGCATGACGCCTATAGCGAGGTTTCCGAACAACGAGAATTGATGTTGTTTTTGGAAATGCACGGCGTCAGCGGCGCCTATGCCGGCAAAATTTTTGCTGTCTATGGCTCGCTTTCGCAGGAGGTGCTGCAAAACAATCCGTACCGCTTGGCGGCGGAAGTGGACGGCATTGGCTTTCGTACGGCAGACCAAATGGCGCAAGCCATGGGGCGGCCCAGAAACAGCGATGAGCGTCTGGAAGCGGGGATTGAATACGCGTTGTCTCTTGTAGGGCAAGCCGGACACTGCTGCATTCCAGAAGAAATGCTGCGCAGTGAGTGCAGCAAGCTTTTGGGCGTGGATTCGCTGGAGGTGGGCGAATGTTTGCGTCGCCTTATCGCAGAAGACGTACTGTGCAGCGAAGCCTGGGAAGGCCTGACTTTGCTCTATCCCTGGTATCTGTATCACGCGGAAACCAGAGTGGCTCACCGTTTTAAGCAGCTGGCTTGCAAGGCGCGCGTGGGGCGCTCTGCAAACTATGAAATCCTTGTGGAGCAATGGGAAGATCAGGCTGGCTTGCAGTTGGCAGAGGCGCAGCGGCAAGCGATGCTGGCTTCGTTGCAGCATGGGGTGCTGATTTTAACAGGCGGCCCGGGAACCGGTAAAACGACGGTGGTTCGCGGCATGCTGGAAGTGTTGGAAAAAGAAGGCTTCAAGATTCTGCTCGGTGCGCCGACAGGCAGAGCGGCCAAGCGGCTGGCGGAAGCTACCGGCAAGGAGGCCTCTACGGTGCACCGTTTGTTGGAAGCTTCGGTGGACGGTTCCGGGGCGCAGGTGTTTTTGCGGGATGCCGACAGGCAGCTTGAAGCGGACGTGGTGATTTTGGACGAAGTGTCGATGATGGATATGCCCTTGACAGATAGCTTTTTGCAAGCCGTGCCCGACGGCTGCCGGGTTATTTTTGTAGGCGATGCGGATCAACTGCCTTCGGTGGGGCCGGGAGCCGTACTGAAGGATCTAATGCGCTCAGAGGCTGTGCCGGTCGTGCGTCTTACCGAGGTATACCGCCAGGCTCAAGGCGGCGGCATTGTAGAAAACGCTCACCGCATTAATGGCGGCTACACACCGGATTGTCGCAGCAGCCGGGATTTTCAGTTTTATCCGTGCAGCAGCGATGAAATGACGGCGGAGATGGTAGTGCGCCTGTGTCAGGAAGAGCTGCCGGCGCAAGGCTATGACATGCTGCGGGATATTCAAGTATTGTCGCCGATGCACCGTCTGGCTTGCGGCGTGGAGAATCTCAATAAGCTGTTGCAGCAGGCGGTCAATCCCCCGGAACCGGGCAAGGGAGAATTGACTTTGCCCTATCAAGTGCTGCGCTTGGGGGATAAAGTCATGCAGATCCGTAATAATTACGAAAAAGGCGTTTTTAACGGTGATATCGGTCAAATTTCAGAACTGGCAGACGGCAAGGTGACTGTGCGCTATCCGGAGCAAAAGGTAGTCTATGAGGCTGGAGAAGGGGATCAGCTTTTGTTGGCTTATGCAATGAGTGTGCATAAAAGCCAGGGCAGCGAATACCCGGTGGTTATTCTGCCCCTTGTGCCAGGGCATCACCGCATGCTGCAGCGTAATCTTTTCTATACGGCGATTACCAGAGCAAAAGAAAAAGTGGTTCTTCTTGGCAGTCAAGCGGCGATTAATACGGCTGTGGGCAATGACCGGACGAAGAAACGGTATTCGTTGCTGGCGGAACGGCTAAAAGGCGAGACTTGCTAG
- a CDS encoding ComF family protein yields MLETLVRACLDLVYPPKCPGCGKAVAEHGQWCPLCLGPVLSLKILSPALHRLKHLAGCFVVCQYGGAVRHLLQDIKFHGEDNKQAALAWLLTQAAGTVRFAGVDAVVPVPLHPKRRRERGYNQTELLFSSWSRKQGFLWLPDVLLRERETLPQWELPSSERRQNIRGAFRVQKSNLIQGKKILLVDDIFTTGATMDECAKTLLASGAEKVEGLALASSSRG; encoded by the coding sequence TTGTTGGAGACGTTAGTCAGAGCCTGTTTAGACTTGGTGTATCCTCCTAAATGCCCTGGATGCGGTAAAGCGGTGGCGGAACATGGGCAATGGTGTCCCTTGTGCTTGGGACCGGTGCTTTCTCTCAAAATTTTGTCTCCCGCCTTGCATCGGCTGAAGCATCTGGCAGGTTGTTTCGTCGTCTGTCAATATGGAGGAGCAGTACGACATTTGCTGCAAGATATTAAATTCCACGGCGAAGACAATAAGCAGGCTGCCTTGGCTTGGCTTTTAACGCAGGCGGCGGGAACCGTCCGCTTTGCTGGCGTGGACGCCGTAGTGCCCGTGCCGCTGCATCCGAAACGGCGGCGAGAACGCGGCTACAATCAGACGGAACTGCTGTTTTCTTCTTGGAGCCGTAAACAAGGTTTTTTGTGGCTGCCCGATGTGCTGCTGCGAGAGCGGGAGACGCTGCCTCAATGGGAATTGCCGTCAAGCGAAAGACGGCAAAACATTCGCGGCGCTTTTCGAGTGCAAAAGAGCAACTTGATACAAGGAAAAAAGATTCTCTTAGTGGATGATATCTTTACAACTGGCGCTACCATGGATGAATGCGCTAAGACGCTGTTGGCGTCTGGGGCGGAAAAGGTGGAAGGTTTGGCTTTGGCCAGCAGTTCCAGAGGTTGA
- the secG gene encoding preprotein translocase subunit SecG codes for MSTALMIIDAIICVALIASVVMQSGKSAGLSGSIGGGAESLFGGRARGLDQFLARATMILGILFGLVTMALSVIMR; via the coding sequence GTGAGCACAGCCTTGATGATTATTGATGCAATCATCTGCGTAGCCTTGATTGCCAGTGTCGTGATGCAATCAGGAAAAAGCGCAGGGTTATCCGGCTCCATCGGCGGCGGAGCCGAGAGCCTTTTTGGCGGCAGAGCGAGAGGTTTGGACCAATTTTTAGCGCGAGCAACAATGATTTTAGGTATTCTTTTTGGTTTGGTAACCATGGCTTTATCTGTTATTATGCGCTAA
- a CDS encoding HD domain-containing phosphohydrolase: protein MGGMAVIRGCAVEELRPGMRLVEPVTDGCGRMILKPGTELNRRVIEILGRLHIGPVDVVEWREEGMALPQPAVVSEIVDRESSWHPGPFCSIVDPLWDLFREHYDGWLMRLKRQFASLQRESNEAVVWAETEAIVSEITDLSLLAVQVLPCIHFMPRQEGYLVHHSLHVSLLAAMMARLLDWKEEEVKEVALAALLHDVGKLQVPEEILHKTESLTPKEMRVVQGHAVLGFRLLQEAGVFPLSVLAGVLQHHERLDGSGYPISVGQAKMHAYSRVLAIADMYDAMTSKKMYGKQHNPFTAARELRRDMSRDRLDVPATRALLAQIHQFLLGQKVRLDNGSEGWLTQWDESCGENAAVMDKRGRTYLLHDRCGMAIQAIVQPRRQEQWRD, encoded by the coding sequence ATGGGCGGCATGGCGGTAATCCGAGGCTGTGCGGTAGAAGAATTGCGGCCAGGTATGAGACTGGTGGAACCAGTGACCGATGGTTGTGGTCGCATGATCTTGAAACCGGGCACCGAGCTGAATCGCAGGGTTATTGAAATTCTTGGGCGGCTGCATATTGGGCCTGTAGATGTTGTGGAATGGCGCGAAGAAGGAATGGCGCTGCCCCAACCGGCTGTTGTGTCTGAAATTGTAGACAGGGAATCCTCTTGGCATCCTGGTCCTTTTTGCAGTATTGTCGACCCGTTATGGGATTTATTCCGCGAGCATTATGACGGCTGGCTGATGCGGCTGAAGCGGCAGTTTGCCAGTTTGCAGAGGGAAAGTAATGAAGCGGTGGTTTGGGCGGAAACTGAGGCGATAGTGTCCGAAATTACGGATTTATCGTTATTGGCAGTGCAAGTGCTGCCTTGCATTCATTTTATGCCTCGTCAGGAAGGATATTTAGTGCATCATTCCCTGCATGTGTCCTTATTGGCGGCGATGATGGCGCGCTTGTTGGATTGGAAAGAAGAAGAAGTGAAGGAAGTGGCCTTAGCGGCGCTGCTTCATGACGTGGGAAAGTTGCAAGTTCCGGAAGAAATTTTACACAAGACTGAGTCCTTGACTCCTAAAGAAATGCGGGTAGTGCAGGGACATGCCGTTTTGGGGTTTCGCCTGCTGCAGGAAGCAGGCGTGTTTCCGTTGTCGGTTTTGGCTGGGGTTTTGCAGCATCATGAGCGATTAGACGGCAGCGGCTATCCTATTTCGGTCGGACAAGCTAAAATGCACGCCTATTCCCGCGTTTTAGCCATTGCCGATATGTATGACGCGATGACGTCTAAAAAAATGTATGGAAAACAGCACAATCCATTTACGGCGGCGCGGGAATTGCGGCGGGATATGTCGCGCGATCGTCTGGATGTTCCAGCGACACGGGCCTTGTTGGCTCAGATCCATCAGTTTTTATTGGGCCAAAAAGTGCGTTTAGACAACGGCAGCGAAGGCTGGTTGACTCAATGGGATGAAAGCTGCGGTGAAAATGCAGCTGTAATGGACAAACGAGGACGTACGTATTTGTTGCATGATCGGTGCGGCATGGCCATTCAAGCCATTGTACAGCCGCGCAGACAAGAACAATGGAGGGACTAA
- a CDS encoding HD domain-containing phosphohydrolase, translating to MNQELQGMSCAVQQLRPGMCLAGPAKNSKGAIVMQGGTVLDERAIALLQRLSLAAIDVVRTDKNTFIVGEMQEEEALSASMSAEEAWKTIGAYCPLVSPVQTLFKQRYGMLLEEMKKIWASIRLRGPVDWPVLWRVADEIADLCLVRAEVLPLLHFEKKEETPLNNHLLSVAFLTATMMRAQGSIGEKDIREAVCAALLHDVGKLHLPMRIMDKTGPLTFEEERVMRTHPLVAYRYLQEASKEAPLPLPVLMGVLQHHERPDGQGYPMRVSSMKTHPYAKVLALADAYESRTSRRQPDGSEVSPFGAARELYKQVYGAEFEVMAGRALLKEIHFFLLGQKVELSNGKTGWVVQWDEECGENMLVSGEKGEFYRVNDRSGIEVKKVIKT from the coding sequence ATGAATCAGGAATTACAAGGGATGTCCTGTGCGGTGCAGCAATTGCGGCCGGGCATGTGTTTGGCTGGGCCTGCTAAAAACAGTAAGGGTGCGATCGTAATGCAAGGGGGGACCGTGCTGGATGAGCGGGCGATTGCTTTGTTGCAGCGGTTGTCTTTAGCTGCTATTGACGTGGTACGGACCGATAAAAACACCTTTATTGTCGGAGAAATGCAGGAAGAAGAAGCGTTGTCCGCTTCTATGAGCGCAGAAGAAGCATGGAAGACGATAGGCGCGTACTGTCCGCTGGTTAGCCCGGTACAGACTTTGTTTAAGCAGCGCTATGGAATGCTTTTGGAGGAAATGAAGAAAATCTGGGCGTCTATACGCTTGCGCGGTCCTGTGGACTGGCCGGTTCTCTGGCGTGTGGCGGATGAAATTGCAGACTTATGTCTGGTACGGGCGGAAGTATTGCCGTTGCTTCATTTTGAAAAGAAAGAGGAAACACCGCTTAACAATCATTTGTTGAGTGTTGCTTTCTTGACGGCGACGATGATGCGAGCGCAAGGAAGCATTGGCGAGAAAGATATTCGCGAAGCAGTTTGCGCGGCGTTGCTCCATGACGTGGGGAAACTTCACTTGCCTATGCGTATTATGGACAAAACAGGGCCGTTGACTTTTGAAGAAGAGCGCGTTATGAGAACGCACCCGCTAGTGGCCTACCGCTATTTACAAGAAGCAAGCAAAGAGGCGCCGTTGCCGCTGCCTGTGCTTATGGGAGTGCTGCAACACCACGAGCGTCCTGACGGACAGGGATATCCGATGCGGGTGAGCAGCATGAAAACGCATCCGTATGCCAAGGTGCTGGCGCTAGCGGATGCCTATGAAAGCCGTACCAGCCGCAGGCAGCCGGATGGGTCCGAAGTCAGCCCCTTTGGCGCGGCCAGAGAACTATATAAACAGGTGTACGGAGCTGAATTTGAGGTAATGGCCGGCAGAGCTCTGCTTAAAGAAATTCATTTTTTCCTCTTAGGACAGAAAGTAGAACTTTCGAATGGGAAAACAGGCTGGGTTGTGCAGTGGGATGAAGAATGCGGTGAAAATATGCTGGTCAGCGGTGAAAAGGGTGAATTTTACCGTGTTAATGACCGCAGCGGGATCGAAGTGAAAAAAGTAATCAAAACGTAA
- a CDS encoding methyl-accepting chemotaxis protein, with protein sequence MLKPFRSLQGKLSLALLAIVLIPLFVLAAVLDRTVKEQTQSDFLQSTTREVMQVDNAVNLFFEGQKENVRLLAQMPLVRQSGASVTRYMEKQGGANGMVPMDPFATGGYEAELYQQFVQFSQSHPKVNTISFGLSDGGYLQWPAIPRKAGYDSRSRDWYKESLKQKDAWVSDPFMTSKGVPTIGIFTAVTDEYGQFRGVMGLNVDLPVVTKLIQDIKIGETGYVVLLDSKGTIIAHPRNPELNFKKLADLKDSSLSTLAGIAEGQISLDINGIEHVANVVTSQQSGWKYVVLVEAAQLNESASHVRSALLLVLGVTILLVLGLSFLLARRFAAPLTNAADLLGQLGQGDFSQKVEPAYLNYSDESGVLFQSLENMRQEVGALVAGARNVAGDVEMRSRQLDANAASAAQSVEEVAASVQEIATVSASQAKELEQGVARMHDMAGHVQHAGNRLQDVRQAYEMIRRFSKDLNEIVGVLNQQMNEERQAVEGVDAVVQRVDQENRRIASFTEAIEGIAEQTNLLALNASIEAARAGEHGRGFAVVAEEVRKLAEESSRAAGEIRQVIGQVQEASHQAVTEIKRACDVTERQQEAVRSTDAMFQEITQAVEEMQRVLNAMEERFGAMLHETEEVVGSFSSLSAGAEETSAITGQLASTMDGQAQAVQSVQTEAKQLLQAVEDLRQGIAKFRV encoded by the coding sequence ATGTTAAAGCCGTTTCGTTCGTTGCAGGGGAAATTATCGTTGGCTCTGCTGGCAATTGTGTTGATTCCGTTATTCGTACTGGCGGCTGTTTTGGATCGGACCGTTAAGGAACAGACCCAAAGCGATTTTTTGCAAAGTACAACGCGTGAGGTCATGCAAGTAGACAACGCGGTAAACTTATTTTTTGAAGGGCAAAAGGAAAATGTCCGCCTTTTAGCGCAAATGCCCTTGGTGCGCCAAAGCGGCGCCAGCGTTACTCGTTATATGGAAAAACAAGGAGGCGCAAACGGCATGGTGCCCATGGACCCCTTTGCGACAGGGGGCTATGAAGCGGAACTGTACCAACAGTTTGTGCAGTTTTCCCAAAGTCATCCGAAGGTGAATACTATTTCCTTTGGTCTCTCAGACGGCGGTTATTTGCAATGGCCGGCCATTCCTCGCAAAGCAGGCTATGATTCGCGCAGCCGCGATTGGTATAAAGAGAGCTTGAAACAGAAGGACGCTTGGGTATCGGATCCCTTTATGACGAGCAAAGGCGTGCCGACGATCGGTATTTTTACGGCCGTAACCGATGAATACGGGCAGTTTCGCGGAGTTATGGGCTTGAATGTAGATTTGCCAGTAGTGACAAAGCTGATTCAGGACATCAAAATTGGTGAAACTGGTTATGTGGTGCTCTTGGACAGTAAAGGAACCATTATTGCCCATCCTCGCAACCCGGAACTGAATTTTAAAAAGCTGGCGGATTTGAAGGACTCTTCTTTAAGTACGCTGGCCGGTATTGCAGAAGGGCAAATTTCTTTAGATATCAACGGCATAGAGCATGTGGCGAACGTAGTGACCTCGCAGCAGTCCGGCTGGAAATACGTTGTGCTGGTTGAAGCGGCGCAGCTTAATGAGAGCGCCTCCCATGTGCGCAGTGCGCTGCTGCTTGTGTTGGGTGTTACTATCCTGTTGGTTTTGGGTCTATCCTTTTTACTGGCGCGCCGCTTTGCCGCGCCCTTGACAAATGCAGCAGACTTACTGGGGCAGCTGGGACAGGGAGATTTTTCACAAAAAGTGGAACCGGCGTATTTAAACTATAGCGATGAAAGCGGCGTTTTATTTCAGTCATTGGAGAATATGCGCCAAGAAGTAGGCGCCCTGGTTGCCGGCGCTAGGAATGTAGCCGGTGATGTGGAAATGCGTTCTCGCCAATTGGATGCCAACGCTGCGTCGGCGGCGCAGTCCGTAGAGGAAGTGGCGGCATCGGTACAGGAGATTGCCACTGTTTCCGCTTCGCAAGCGAAAGAGCTGGAACAGGGCGTGGCCCGGATGCATGATATGGCCGGACACGTGCAGCATGCCGGCAACCGTTTGCAGGATGTGCGCCAAGCCTATGAGATGATTCGCCGCTTCAGCAAGGATCTCAATGAGATTGTGGGCGTGCTGAATCAGCAGATGAACGAAGAGCGTCAAGCGGTGGAAGGCGTTGACGCGGTAGTACAGCGCGTTGACCAGGAAAATCGGCGCATTGCATCCTTTACCGAGGCCATTGAGGGGATTGCCGAACAGACTAATCTATTGGCGCTTAACGCCTCTATTGAGGCGGCCAGAGCAGGCGAGCACGGTCGCGGCTTTGCCGTGGTAGCGGAAGAAGTGCGCAAACTGGCGGAGGAGAGCAGCCGGGCTGCTGGCGAAATACGGCAGGTAATCGGCCAGGTTCAGGAAGCTTCGCACCAGGCGGTGACGGAAATTAAACGGGCCTGCGACGTTACGGAACGCCAGCAGGAGGCGGTACGCAGCACCGATGCTATGTTCCAGGAGATTACGCAAGCTGTCGAAGAGATGCAACGTGTTTTGAATGCGATGGAAGAGCGTTTTGGAGCTATGCTTCATGAAACTGAGGAAGTAGTGGGCAGCTTTAGTTCGTTGTCCGCCGGCGCGGAGGAGACTTCCGCCATTACGGGCCAATTGGCTTCGACGATGGATGGACAGGCCCAAGCGGTTCAGTCTGTGCAAACAGAAGCGAAGCAACTGCTGCAGGCAGTGGAAGACCTGCGCCAGGGAATCGCTAAATTTCGTGTATAA
- a CDS encoding alpha/beta fold hydrolase, which yields MSILQGAEPFLLPGGEKGVLLLHGFTGSPAEMRLLGNALHQEGYTVLAPRLPGHGTTVEEMAQTRWPLWYGGAEDGYWLLRSLCSQVAVVGLSMGGLLALALSAQLPVWKTVSLSAPIDLYDKRAHYVDMFRLFRTYAPKKRRRFADLDDCYTVAYESTPLACVKSLLQLIRQVQRLLPQVQAPLLVMQGRREHTVRPWSAQHIYEQAGSLQKELVWLEKSGHLVTLDVERELVFAQVKAFLTAP from the coding sequence ATGTCGATTTTACAAGGTGCAGAGCCGTTTTTGCTGCCGGGAGGAGAAAAAGGAGTTTTGCTGCTGCATGGCTTTACTGGCTCGCCGGCGGAGATGCGGCTTTTGGGGAACGCACTGCATCAGGAAGGCTATACCGTGCTGGCGCCGAGGCTGCCAGGGCACGGAACGACGGTGGAGGAGATGGCCCAAACTCGCTGGCCGCTGTGGTATGGGGGCGCTGAAGACGGCTATTGGCTGCTTCGTTCCTTGTGCTCGCAGGTAGCTGTGGTGGGCCTTTCCATGGGCGGACTGCTGGCCTTGGCGTTAAGCGCGCAGCTGCCGGTATGGAAGACAGTGTCTTTAAGCGCCCCCATTGATTTGTATGATAAAAGAGCTCATTATGTAGATATGTTTCGTCTTTTTCGCACTTACGCGCCTAAAAAACGGCGTCGTTTTGCGGATTTAGATGATTGCTATACCGTAGCCTACGAGTCGACGCCGTTGGCTTGTGTGAAAAGTCTGCTGCAACTGATCCGCCAAGTGCAGCGGTTGCTGCCTCAGGTGCAGGCGCCATTGCTGGTGATGCAGGGGCGCCGCGAACATACGGTGCGTCCCTGGAGCGCTCAGCATATTTACGAACAGGCTGGCAGTTTGCAAAAAGAATTGGTCTGGCTGGAGAAATCAGGTCACTTAGTGACTTTAGATGTAGAACGGGAGCTGGTCTTTGCGCAAGTGAAAGCGTTTTTGACGGCTCCTTAA
- a CDS encoding PaaI family thioesterase: MPEIKEDPNQWCFACGHLNPIGLKLHFEEDTAAGVYRSRFTAGPEHQSYNGVMHGGLVSTLLDEIMGRYYYAKGKQAVTAKLEVRFRAPTPIGQELLIEGRVVGQRGKMAEMTAQVLLADGSVTAEGKALVAILGDLS, from the coding sequence ATGCCGGAAATAAAAGAAGATCCTAATCAGTGGTGCTTTGCCTGCGGCCATTTGAATCCAATCGGGTTGAAGCTGCACTTTGAAGAAGATACGGCGGCGGGTGTGTATCGCAGCCGTTTTACGGCGGGGCCGGAGCACCAAAGCTACAATGGCGTGATGCATGGCGGTCTTGTGAGTACGTTGCTGGATGAGATCATGGGGCGATACTACTATGCCAAAGGCAAGCAGGCTGTTACGGCCAAGCTGGAGGTTCGTTTTCGTGCGCCGACGCCGATAGGCCAAGAACTGTTGATTGAAGGAAGAGTTGTGGGACAACGAGGTAAAATGGCGGAAATGACAGCGCAAGTCCTTTTGGCGGACGGTTCGGTTACGGCGGAAGGAAAGGCCCTAGTGGCTATTCTGGGTGATTTGTCATGA